Genomic segment of Streptomyces zhihengii:
CACCCCGACGGCCCGTACGCCGCGCCGGGCGCCGAACCGGACCTGCTCGACGGCTACCTTGCGGGCCTGGAACCCGGCACCGAGATCCTCGTCCCGCTCGGCAGCAACCAGCCCGACCACGAAGCCGTCCGCCGCCGCGCGCTGAATGTCCTCACGGACCTCGGCGCCCCGCCGCCCACCGTCTACGCCGACCTGCCCTACACCGGCCACCTGCCCGAATGGGGTCTCCCGGAAGCGAGCGAGGCACTGGCGCGCAGCGCCCGGTGCGGGCTCGCCTACCAGGACCTGCTGCGCGGCTACCGCACCACCGTCCGCGACGCGCTGACCCTCGACGACCGGCAGTGGGCCGCCAAGCGCGCGGCCGTGCTCTGCTACGGCTCCCAACTCGCCCCGGTCTCCGCCGACCACGGCCCGTTCCTCGCCCGCCGGGGGCCACTGGCGTGCGAACTGACCTGGACCATTGCGCCTCTCCTTTAGAGGCTCGGTTCGCCTCCGGGGCGCTCAAGACGGCGCCGACGGTCGACCGTGCCTGTTTTCCTCGGGCTCGGTTCGCCTCCGGGGCGCTCAAGACGGTCCCGACGGTCGACCGTGCTCGATCCCTCGTTCCTCGGGACCTCCGCGCGCTCTCCCTTTCGGCACCGCCCGCGCCCCTTCGGCTCACTCGCCACACGAGGGCCCCGCGCTCTCCCCTTCGGCTCACTCGCCACGGGCGCACCGCCCTCCCTCCTCCAGCCCACCTGCCGAAGGGCGCACCGCCCGCGCCCCTTCGGCCCACCCGCCCCACGGGGCACCGCCGGGCTCCCCGCCCGGGCACCCCGCCCTCCCCGGGAACGCGGCACGGGCGACCGGCCCCGGGGCAACGCGGAAGCCGCGGACGGGCGCACGGAAGCAGCCCCACGCCCCGACCGGCCCCGGGATGCGCGCACCGGGGCCGGTCGGGGTCGTGGGTCAGGTGGCGGAGCGGGCGCCGGCGCGGGTGCGGCGGCGGAGGGTCGGTGCCGGGGACGGGGGACGCGGCGCGGCCGGGGCCTCGGTGCGGGTCTCCGTCTCGGCGAGGCGGCGGGCCAGGGCGCGCGCGGACGGGTTGCGGAACAGGTCCCGGAGGGTGAGGTCCCGGCCGAGCTCGGTCCGGATCCGGTTGAGCAGCCGCACCGCGAGGAGCGAATGCCCGCCCGTGCGGAAGAAGTTGTCCTCCGGGCCGACCTCCCGTCCGCCGAGGACCTCGGCGAAGAGGAGCAGCAGCCGGTCCACCCGGTCGTCGGCGGGCGCGGCCGGGGCCGCTTCCTCCGCGGCCGGGGCGCCGGTGGCGAGGATCCGGGCGGGGGTGAGGTACTCGGGCAGCCGCTCGGCCGCCCAGGCCCGCAGCTCCGCCTCGGTCGCCGTGCCCGGGGCGCGGGTGACCCGGGCGTGCAGCACGCCGTCGTGGACCTCGGCGACCGCCGCCGTCACGGCGGGGTGGGACAGCAGGGCCGCCTCGACGCGGCCGGGTTCCACGGGGTAGCCGCCCGCCGTGAGCGTGGCGACGGGGCGCAGGGTGCCGTCGGCGGCGCGGTAGGCGCGGCGGCCGGTGGGGTGCGGGGTGCCGTCGGCGGTCCGGGTGTGGACCTCGCCCGGGACGCGGACGGCGGCGGGGCGGCCGCGCTCGTCGAGGACGGTCTCCTGCGCCGCCGGGCGGGCGGGGGTGTCCGGGCCGGCGGGGGCGTCGGAGAGCGGCAGGCCGGGGTCGGCGGCGAAGGCCTCCAGCGCGAGGGCCAGACGCCCGGTCAGGAGCCGTGCGGTCTCCTCGTCGTAGAGGGCGGTGGCGTACTCCAGGACCCCCCGCAGCCCGCCGGGCGCCCCGTCGGGGCCGGCCAGTTCGGTGACGGCGAAGGTGAGGTCGCTCTTGGCGCCGGTGCTGCGGAATCCGACCGCCTCGCCGTCGAGGACGGACGGGGTGTCCGGGCCGGTGGCGGCTGCGTGGACCTGGAGCATCACCTGGACGAGCGGGGCGTGGGCGGCGGAGCGGTCGGGGCTGAGGTGCTCGACCAGCCGGTCGAAGGGCAGGTCCTGGTGGCTGTAGGCGGCGAGTCCGGTGGCCCGGACACGGCGCACCAGTTCGCCGAAGGCGGGGTCGCCCGAGGTGTCGGTGCGCAGCACCAGGGTGTTGACGAAGAAGCCGACGAGCGGGTGCAGGGCGTCGTCCGCGCGTCCGGCGACGGTGGTGCCGATCGCCACGTCGGTGCCGGCGCCGTGCCGGGTGAGCACGGCGGCCAGGGCGGCCTGCACCACCATGAACAGGGTGGCGCCGTGGGCACGGGCGCAGCGCAGCAGTTCGCGGTGGACGCCGGCGTCGATCTCGAAGCCGGTGAGGGCGCCCGCGCCGTCGCTCTCCAGGGGGCGGGGCCGGTCGGTGGGGAGGGCGAGGAGCGGCGGCATGCCGTCGAGGGCCGTGCGCCAGTGGGCGAGCTGCTCCGGGGCGATGCCGTTCTCGCCGTCGAGGAGGTCGTGCTGCCAGAGGGTGTAGTCGGTGTACTGGACGGGCAGCGGCGCCCAGCCGGGGGCACGGCCCCGGACGCGGGCCCGGTAGGCGGTGTCGAGGTCGGCGAGGAGGCAGCCGGTGGACCAGCCGTCGCCCGCGATGTGGTGCACGAGCAGGACCAGGGTCTGCCGGCCGTCGTCTTCGGTGACGAGCCGGGCCCGGAACGGGATCTCGGCGGCCAGGTCGAAGACGTGCCCGGCGGCGGTGTCGACGGCGGCGCGTACGGCGTCGGGCCCCTCGGCGCGGACGAGTTCCAGGACGGGCCGCGCGTCCGCGACGACCCGCTGGTACGGCTCCCCGTCGTGTGCCGGGCAGACGGTCCGCAGCACCTCGTGGCGCTCGGCGACGTCGCCGAGCGCGGCGGCGAGGTGGGCCGGGTCGAGCGGCCGGTGGAGCCGGGTGACGACGGGGATGTTGTAGGTGGCGCTCGGGCCCTCCAGACGGTCCATGAACCACAGGCGCTGCTGGGCGGCGGAGAGCGGGATCCGCTCGGGGCGCAGGGCCGGCGGGACGGGCCGCGGGGCGGGGCGTGCGGGGCCGTCGGCCTGTGCGGAGAGGCGGCCGAGGAGCTGCCGCGGGGTGGGGGCGAGGAACACGTCGCGGATGGCCGCCTCGGTGCCGAGCGCGGCCCGGATCCGGTTGGTCAGCTTGCCCGCGAGCAGGGAATGGCCGCCGAGCTTGAAGAAGTTGTCGTCCGGGCCGGCGTCGTCGCGGCGCAGCACCTCGGCGAAGAGGCCGCGCAGGATCTCCTCACGGGGGTCCGCCGCGGCGGAGTTCGGGGTCTGCCGGGTGCCGTCGGTGTCGGCGGCGCTGCTGCCGCGGGCGTTCTCCAGTGCCTCGTGGCGGCGGTCGAGGGCCGCGCGACCGGCGTCGTCGAGCAGGTCGACGGCGCTCAGCGGGGTGTCCCCGGCCTGTTCGGCGAGGGCGAGGAGGGCGCGCCCGAAGAGGCCGAGGAGCAGGTGGGCGGTCTCCTCGTCGTAGAGGTCGGTGGCGTACTGCAGGCCGATGAGCACGGCGGCCGGTTCGCCGTCGGGCGTCCAGGTCTCGGCGCAGTGGAAGCCGAGGTCGAACTTGGCGGCGGCGAGGTCGGCCCCGTCGAGGGTGCCGCCGGTGCCGCCGAGGCGGACGGTGGTGTCCTGGGCGGTCTGGGTGCTGACCATGACCTGGAAGAACGGGTGCCGGCCGAAGGAGCGCTCGGGGTTGAGGTCCTCCACCAGCAGGTCGAACGGCAGGTCGTCATGGGCGAAGGCGGCGAGATCGGCGTCCCGGACCCGGTCCAGCAGCCCGGCCAGTGTGGGGTCGCCCGACAGGTCGGTGCGCAGGGCGAGGGTGTTGACGAAGAAGCCCACCAGATCGTGGAGGCCCTCCTCCGGACGTCCGGCCACCGGGGTGCCGACGACCTGGTCCTCACCCGCCCCCGCGGCCCGCAGCGCCATCGCCAGCGCCGCCCGCACCACCATGAAGAACGTGGCCCGCCGCTCACGCGCCACCCCCAGCAGCGCCCGGTGGACACCGGCCCCGAGGTCCGCCGACACCACCGCCCCCCGGTGGCTCGGCTCCACCGGCCGCGGACGGTCGGCCGGCAGCCGGGTCTCGGCCGGGACGCCGTCCAGCGCCGCGCGCCAGTGGGTGAGCTGGTCCCGGGCGGTCGGGTGGGTGTCGCCCAGAAGTTCGTGCTGCCACAGGGCGTAGTCCGCGTACTGGACGGGCAGCGGTGTCCAGCCCGGGGTGCGGCCGTCGGTGCGGGCCCGGTAGGCGGTGTCGAGGTCGGCGAGGAGGCAGCCGGTGGACCAGCCGTCGGTGGCGATGTGGTGGACGTTGAGCACCAGCGACGCCGTGCCGTCGTCGGCGGCGAACAGGCGTGCGCGCAGCGGCGGTTCGGTGGCGATGTCGATCGGGAGGCGGGCGAAGGCGGTGACGAGGCCGGCCGCCTCGGCGGCCGCGCAGGCGACCCGGTCGACGGTGACCCGCGGGTCGTCCAGGATGTGCTGGCGGGGCTCGCCGTCCGTGGCCGGGTAGACGGTGCGGAGCACCTCGTGGCGTTCCACGACGTCCCGCAGCGCCGCCGCCAGGAGCGCCTGGTCGGGGAGCGCGTCCATGCGGAGCACCACGGGCGCGTTCCAGGCGGCGGAGGGTCCCTCCAGGCGGGTCTGGAACCACAGCCGCCGCTGGGCGTAGGAGAGCGGGATCCGCTCGGGACGCAGCGCGGGCGGTACGGGCCGCAGCACGGGGCGGTCGTCGCCGGCGGCCCGGGTGCCGAGCCGCTGGAGCAGCCGGCGCGGCGTCGGGGCGAGGAACACGTCGCGGATCGCGGCGCGCAGACCGAGCGCGCCGTGGACGCGGTTGGCGAGCCGGCCGGCGAGCAGCGAGTGGCCGCCGAGCTTGAAGAAGTTGTCGTCGGGGCCGTACGTCTCGCGGCCGAGCGTCCCGGCGAACAGGCCGCACAGGATCTCCTCCCGCGGATCGGCGGCCCCGGCGACGGTCCACCGGCCGGGTGCGGGGTCGGGCGCGGCGCCGGGGTCCCGGCGCCGCGCCGCGTCGAGGGCGCGGTGGCGCCCTTCCAGGGCCTCGCGTTCCCCGGCGTCCAGGAGGCCGAGCGTGTCGATCCCGGTGGACTCCGGCTGTGTGGCGACGGCGGTGAGCGCTCGCCCGAACAGCCCGAGGAGCAGGTGCGCGGTCTCCTCGTCGTACAGGTCGGTGGCGTACTGGAGTCCGAGGGTCAGTCCGCCGGGATCGCCGGCGGGTGTGGCCCTTTCCTGGCAGGAGAAGCTGAGGTCGAACTTGGCGGCGGCGAGGTCGGCGTCGTCGAGCTCGCCGGCGACGCCGCCGAGGCGGACGGAGGTCGTCTGCGCCGCCTGGGCGCTGACCATGACCTGGAAGAACGGGTGCCGGCCGAAGGAGCGCTCGGGGTTGAGGTCCTCCACCAGCAGGTCGAACGGCAGGTCCTCATGGGCGAAGGCCGCCAGGTCGGCGTCCCGGACCCGGCCGAGCAGGTCGCCCAGCGTCGGGTCGCCCGACAGGTCGGTGCGCAGGGCGAGGGTGTTGACGAAGAAGCCCACCAGATCGTGGAGGCCCTCCTCCGGACGTCCGGCCACCGGGGTGCCGACGACCTGGTCCTCACCCGCCCCCGCCGCCCGCAGCGCCAGCGCCAGCGCCGCGCGCACCACCATGAAGAACGTGGCCCGCCGCTCACGCGCCACCGCCAGCAGCGCCCGGTGGACACCGGCCCCGAGATCCGCCGACACCACCGCCCCCCGGTGGCTCGGCTCCATCGGCCGCGGACGGTCGGCCGGCAGCCGGGTCTCGGCCGCGACGCCGTCCAGCGCCGCGCGCCAGTGGACGAGTTGTTCGTGCGCGAGGCTCTCGGGATCCTCGGGGTCGCCGAGCATGTCCCGCTGCCAGAGGGCGTAGTCCGCGTACTGGACGGGCAGCGGCTCCCGGTCGGGGGCGCGGCCGTCGGTGCGGGCCCGGTAGGCGGTGTCAAGGTCGGCGAGGAGCAGTCCGACCGACCAGCCGTCGGTGGCGATGTGGTGGACGTTCAGCACCAGCGCCGCCGTGCCGTCGTCGGCGGTGAACAGCGCTGCCCGCAGCGGCGGTTCGGTGGCGATGTCGATCGGTAGGCGGGCGAAGGCGGTGATCCGTGCCGCCAGGTCGTCCCCCGCGGCGCACTCCTGTGCCTCGAACGGCGGCCGCGCGTCCGCCTCGATCCGCTGGTACGGCTCCCCGTCGGCGGCCGGGTAGACGGTGCGGAGCACCTCGTGCCGTTCCACGACGTCCCGGACCGCCGCCCGCAGGGCCGCGGGGTCCGGGTGGGAGGCCAGCCGGAGCACCACGGGCGCGTTGTAGGCGGAGGAGGGTCCCTCCAGGCGGGTCAGGAACCACAGCCGGCGCTGGGCGTAGGACAGGGGGATCACGGTTGCTGCTCCTCGGGAAGGGCGGGGGCGGGTGGGTGAGCCGGTGACGGGGGCCGCGCCGCCGGCGCGGCCTGCGGTCAGGCATCCTGCGCGGCCGTCAGCTCCTCGATGCGGGCCGCGAGGTCGCGCAGGCGCGGGTTGGCGTAGACGGCCTTGACCGGCAGGCTCACGGAGAGCTCGGCGCGCACCCGGGAGACCAGCTTGATGGCGAGCAGCGAATGGCCGCCCAGCTTGAAGAAGTTGTCGTCGGGGCCGATGGAGGCGGCGCCGAGGACCTGGGTCCAGACGCGGGCGATCAGCTCCTCCGCCGGGCCGTTCAGGGCGCCGGCGGCGGGCGCGTGTGCGGTGTCCCGCGCGGGCTCCGGGGCGGTGACGAGGGTGGCGAGCGCCGACCGGTCGAGCTTGCCGCTCGGCGTGGTGGCGAAGCGTTCCGCGGCGACGAACGCGGACGGCACCATGTAGGCCGGCAGGGTCTCGGTGAGGGCGGCGCGCAGGGCCTCGGCGTCGCCGCCGCGGTGGTGGGCGATCAGGCAGGCGGTGCCGGAGGCGTCCTCGCCGAGGACGACGGCGGCCTCCCGGACCCCGTCGGCGCGCAGCAGCGCGGCCTCGATCTCGGGGAGTTCGATGCGGTGCCCGCGCAGCTTGACCTGGCCGTCGGCGCGGCCCAGGTAGGCGAGGCGCCCGCCGGGGAGCAGCCGGCAGCGGTCGCCGGTGCGGTACATCCGGGCGCCCGCCGGGCCGGAAGGGTCGGGGACGAAGCGCTCGGCGGTCAGCGCGGGGCGGCCCCGGTAGCCGCGGCCCACGCGCGGGCCGGCGAGGTAGAGCTCGCCGCTCTCCCCCGGGCCGGCCGGGGCGAGGTTCTCGTCGAGCAGCCGCATGCGCAGGCCGGGCAGCACGGCGCCGATGTGCGGCTCGCCGGGCTCGTCGATCCAGCCGGCGGTGGCGTCGACGGTGCACTCCGTCGGCCCGTAGACGTTGAGGGCGCGCAGCAGTCCGGAGCGGTGGGCGGCGGCCAGCCGGTCCCACAGCGAGGGGCTGATCGCCTCGCCGCCGACGAGCAGGGTCAGCGGGCGGGGCCCGCCGCCGGCGGTGATCAGGTCGAGCAGCGGGTCGGCGTGCGAGGGGGTGATGTCCAGGTCGGTCAGGGCCTGTTCGTCGACGAGGGCGGCCAGCAGCGCGGGGTCGCGGCGGGTCTCCTCGTCGATCATGACGAGGGTGTCGCCGCGGCAGACGCGGACCCACTGCTGCACGGAGGCGTCGAAGGACGGCGAGGCGTTCCAGCCGACCCGGCGGGCCTCGCCGGTGGCGGCGCCGGCCTGCTCCAGCTCGCGCAGGAGCAGCGAGGCGGCGCCCCGGCCGATCTCCACGCCCTTGGGGCGGCCGGTGGAGCCGGAGGTGTAGATGACGTAGGCGAGGGTGCCGGCGGTGACCGGCACGGGGGCGAAGGCGGCCCGGGGCTCCGCGGGTGCCGTCAGTTCGGCGAGGGCGACGGTCCGGACTCCGTCGGCCGGGGGGTTGGCGCCGTCGGTCGTGACGACCAGGTCGGCGCCCGAGTCCTCGATCAGGTAGCGGCGGCGCTCGGCGGGCAGCGCCGGGTCGACGGGCAGGTAGGCGGCCCCGGCAGCGAGGGTGCCGAGGATCGCGGTGACCAGCCCGGCGCAGCGCGGCAGGCCGAGCGCCACGACGCTCTCGGGGCCCGCGCCGAGGGCGGTGAGGCGGGCGGCGATCGCGGCCGCCTCGGTGCGCAGTTCGTCGAAGGTGAGACTGCGGTCACCGGCGACCACCGCGGTGCGGGTGCCGGGGGCGGCCGCCAGGCGGGCGAGCAGGTCGGCGGCACCGGTGCCGGCCGCGCACGCCGTGCAGGTGCAGGCGTCCGGGGCGCCGGCCGCGCAGGCGGCGCAGGCGCAGGCGTCCGGGCGGGCGGTGGTGCCGCCCGGGCCGGCGGGGGCGGTGGCTGCCGCGGCGCGGCAGTCGACGGCCGGTGCGGAGCCGGCGTCGGTGGCGGTGGCCGGTGCGGTGTCGGCGGTCGTGCGCTCGGGGAGTACGGCGGTCATCTCGGGCTCACATTCCGTACGGGGAGGCGGAGGGGGCGGTGGTCGGGGA
This window contains:
- a CDS encoding PIG-L deacetylase family protein encodes the protein MTPAATANAPRTVVLSPHFDDAALSLAGLIAGLPGPVDIVTVYGGAPAAGASVSWWDSNCGFSSPEEAHRARLAEDAAACALLGARQVVLDHPDGPYAAPGAEPDLLDGYLAGLEPGTEILVPLGSNQPDHEAVRRRALNVLTDLGAPPPTVYADLPYTGHLPEWGLPEASEALARSARCGLAYQDLLRGYRTTVRDALTLDDRQWAAKRAAVLCYGSQLAPVSADHGPFLARRGPLACELTWTIAPLL
- a CDS encoding condensation domain-containing protein translates to MIPLSYAQRRLWFLTRLEGPSSAYNAPVVLRLASHPDPAALRAAVRDVVERHEVLRTVYPAADGEPYQRIEADARPPFEAQECAAGDDLAARITAFARLPIDIATEPPLRAALFTADDGTAALVLNVHHIATDGWSVGLLLADLDTAYRARTDGRAPDREPLPVQYADYALWQRDMLGDPEDPESLAHEQLVHWRAALDGVAAETRLPADRPRPMEPSHRGAVVSADLGAGVHRALLAVARERRATFFMVVRAALALALRAAGAGEDQVVGTPVAGRPEEGLHDLVGFFVNTLALRTDLSGDPTLGDLLGRVRDADLAAFAHEDLPFDLLVEDLNPERSFGRHPFFQVMVSAQAAQTTSVRLGGVAGELDDADLAAAKFDLSFSCQERATPAGDPGGLTLGLQYATDLYDEETAHLLLGLFGRALTAVATQPESTGIDTLGLLDAGEREALEGRHRALDAARRRDPGAAPDPAPGRWTVAGAADPREEILCGLFAGTLGRETYGPDDNFFKLGGHSLLAGRLANRVHGALGLRAAIRDVFLAPTPRRLLQRLGTRAAGDDRPVLRPVPPALRPERIPLSYAQRRLWFQTRLEGPSAAWNAPVVLRMDALPDQALLAAALRDVVERHEVLRTVYPATDGEPRQHILDDPRVTVDRVACAAAEAAGLVTAFARLPIDIATEPPLRARLFAADDGTASLVLNVHHIATDGWSTGCLLADLDTAYRARTDGRTPGWTPLPVQYADYALWQHELLGDTHPTARDQLTHWRAALDGVPAETRLPADRPRPVEPSHRGAVVSADLGAGVHRALLGVARERRATFFMVVRAALAMALRAAGAGEDQVVGTPVAGRPEEGLHDLVGFFVNTLALRTDLSGDPTLAGLLDRVRDADLAAFAHDDLPFDLLVEDLNPERSFGRHPFFQVMVSTQTAQDTTVRLGGTGGTLDGADLAAAKFDLGFHCAETWTPDGEPAAVLIGLQYATDLYDEETAHLLLGLFGRALLALAEQAGDTPLSAVDLLDDAGRAALDRRHEALENARGSSAADTDGTRQTPNSAAADPREEILRGLFAEVLRRDDAGPDDNFFKLGGHSLLAGKLTNRIRAALGTEAAIRDVFLAPTPRQLLGRLSAQADGPARPAPRPVPPALRPERIPLSAAQQRLWFMDRLEGPSATYNIPVVTRLHRPLDPAHLAAALGDVAERHEVLRTVCPAHDGEPYQRVVADARPVLELVRAEGPDAVRAAVDTAAGHVFDLAAEIPFRARLVTEDDGRQTLVLLVHHIAGDGWSTGCLLADLDTAYRARVRGRAPGWAPLPVQYTDYTLWQHDLLDGENGIAPEQLAHWRTALDGMPPLLALPTDRPRPLESDGAGALTGFEIDAGVHRELLRCARAHGATLFMVVQAALAAVLTRHGAGTDVAIGTTVAGRADDALHPLVGFFVNTLVLRTDTSGDPAFGELVRRVRATGLAAYSHQDLPFDRLVEHLSPDRSAAHAPLVQVMLQVHAAATGPDTPSVLDGEAVGFRSTGAKSDLTFAVTELAGPDGAPGGLRGVLEYATALYDEETARLLTGRLALALEAFAADPGLPLSDAPAGPDTPARPAAQETVLDERGRPAAVRVPGEVHTRTADGTPHPTGRRAYRAADGTLRPVATLTAGGYPVEPGRVEAALLSHPAVTAAVAEVHDGVLHARVTRAPGTATEAELRAWAAERLPEYLTPARILATGAPAAEEAAPAAPADDRVDRLLLLFAEVLGGREVGPEDNFFRTGGHSLLAVRLLNRIRTELGRDLTLRDLFRNPSARALARRLAETETRTEAPAAPRPPSPAPTLRRRTRAGARSAT
- a CDS encoding non-ribosomal peptide synthetase — protein: MTAVLPERTTADTAPATATDAGSAPAVDCRAAAATAPAGPGGTTARPDACACAACAAGAPDACTCTACAAGTGAADLLARLAAAPGTRTAVVAGDRSLTFDELRTEAAAIAARLTALGAGPESVVALGLPRCAGLVTAILGTLAAGAAYLPVDPALPAERRRYLIEDSGADLVVTTDGANPPADGVRTVALAELTAPAEPRAAFAPVPVTAGTLAYVIYTSGSTGRPKGVEIGRGAASLLLRELEQAGAATGEARRVGWNASPSFDASVQQWVRVCRGDTLVMIDEETRRDPALLAALVDEQALTDLDITPSHADPLLDLITAGGGPRPLTLLVGGEAISPSLWDRLAAAHRSGLLRALNVYGPTECTVDATAGWIDEPGEPHIGAVLPGLRMRLLDENLAPAGPGESGELYLAGPRVGRGYRGRPALTAERFVPDPSGPAGARMYRTGDRCRLLPGGRLAYLGRADGQVKLRGHRIELPEIEAALLRADGVREAAVVLGEDASGTACLIAHHRGGDAEALRAALTETLPAYMVPSAFVAAERFATTPSGKLDRSALATLVTAPEPARDTAHAPAAGALNGPAEELIARVWTQVLGAASIGPDDNFFKLGGHSLLAIKLVSRVRAELSVSLPVKAVYANPRLRDLAARIEELTAAQDA